ACTTAGGGGTGAGATGGGGGCTTGCCTTTCGCGGCGCCCCCCGCCTGGAAACCGCTCAAGGAGTGTAGTGCATCATGGCTGCGAAGATGACAGAAATCCGCTGGCACGGACGAGGGGGACAGGGCGCCAAGACCGCCGCGATCTTCCTGGCCGAAGCGGTGATGGAGCGCGGCAAGTACAGCCAGGGATTCCCCGAGTACGGTCCCGAACGCCGCGGCGCGCCGGTCCGGGGTTACACCCGCATCTCCGAGGAGCCCATCCGCGTCCATTGCAGCATCGCCGCGCCCAAGTACGTGATCGTGCTCGACTCGTCCCTGCTCGATTCCCCAGCCGCCGGCGTGGCCGACGGCATGAAGGACGATACGATCTTCCTGATCAACACCCTCGATACCCCGGCGGCCATCCGCAAGCGCCTGGGACTCAAGGGTGGCGAGGTGCATACCATCGACGCCTCGCTGATCGCCAAGGAGAGCTTCGGCCGTGCCATACCGAACATGCCCATGATCGGCGCGCTGGCCAAGATCTCGGACGTGATAGAACTGGATGAATTGACCCGCTGCATGGCTTCGCAGCTCAAGAAGAAGTTTTCCCAGGCCGTCGTCGACGGGAACGTCACCGCCGTCAAACGGGCCTACGAGGAGTTGGTGTCAGAATGAGCAACATTCCGACCAAGGACCTGCACGACGGGGGCATCATCACCGACGCCGGCAACGCAGCCGATTTCAAGACCGGCGACTGGCGCTCCGACGTCCCCCGGTGGGTCGCGGAGAACTGCACGCATTGCATGTTCTGCTGGATCTACTGTCCCGACAGCGCCGTCATGCTGGACACCTCCGGCGAGAAGACCCAGATGACGGGGTTCGTGTACGAGCATTGCAAGGGTTGCGGCATCTGCGCGCAGCACTGTCCGCCCGCGAAGAAGGGCAAGGCGGCCATCGTGATGGTTCGCGACGAGAAATGAGCCACGGAAAGGAGAGTCCCATGAAGCAGCTGTTTGTCGGGCTGACCGGGAACGAGGCCGTGGCGACCGCTTTCAAGCAAGCACGTCCCCACGTGGCCCCGGCCTTCCCGATCACGCCGCAGACGGAAATGATGCACAAGTTCGCCGACTTCGTCGCCGACGGCGAGGTCGACACCGAGATGGTCCTGGTCGAGAGCGAGCATTCGGCCATGAGCGCCGCGGTGGGCGCTTCCGCCACCGGCGCGCGCGTCTTCACCGCCACCAGCTCGGCCGGTTTCGCCCTGATGTGGGAAGTGATCTACATCGCGGCCAGCCTGCGCCTGCCCATCTGCATGCCGGTGGTCAACCGCGCGCTGTCGGGCAACATCAACATCCACAACGACCACTCCGACGCCATGGGCGGCCGCGACGCCGGCTGGATCCACCTGTGGTGCGAGAACACGCAGGAGGCCTACGACGCCGCCCTGATGTGCTGGCGCATCGCCGAGCACAAGGACGTCCGCCTGCCGGTGATGATCAACTACGACGGTTTCATCATCAGCCACACGGCGGAGTCGCTGCACATCCTGCCGGACGAGGACGCCTGGAAGTTCATCGGTCCCAAGGACCTGGGCGCGGGCTACTCGCTGCTGGACGTGGAGAATCCCATCACCGTCGGTCCCCTGGACCTGACCGACTACTACTTCGAGCACAAGACCTCGCAGATCGCGGCGATCAACGACTCGCCCCGGCACATCGCCGCGGTCTTCAAGGAGTACGGCGAGCTGAGCGGGCGCGTGTACGACTTCATCGAGGAGTACCGCACCGACGACGCCGAGATGATCATCGTCGTGCTCGGATCGACCGCGGGCACCGCCAAGGTGGTCGTGGACACGTACCGCGAGCGGGGCGTGAAGGTAGGCCTCGTGAAGATCCGCGTCTTCCGTCCGTTCCCCGCGGCGGCCCTGGCCAAGGCCCTCGGCAAGGCCAAGGTCGTGGGCGTCATGGACAAGTCGGTGACCTTCGGCGGCTTCGGCGGCCCGGTCTTCAACGAGGTCCGCTCGGCCATGTACGGCCTGCCCGACCCGCCCCGGATCCA
This genomic interval from bacterium contains the following:
- a CDS encoding 4Fe-4S dicluster domain-containing protein encodes the protein MSNIPTKDLHDGGIITDAGNAADFKTGDWRSDVPRWVAENCTHCMFCWIYCPDSAVMLDTSGEKTQMTGFVYEHCKGCGICAQHCPPAKKGKAAIVMVRDEK
- the porA gene encoding pyruvate ferredoxin oxidoreductase, with the protein product MKQLFVGLTGNEAVATAFKQARPHVAPAFPITPQTEMMHKFADFVADGEVDTEMVLVESEHSAMSAAVGASATGARVFTATSSAGFALMWEVIYIAASLRLPICMPVVNRALSGNINIHNDHSDAMGGRDAGWIHLWCENTQEAYDAALMCWRIAEHKDVRLPVMINYDGFIISHTAESLHILPDEDAWKFIGPKDLGAGYSLLDVENPITVGPLDLTDYYFEHKTSQIAAINDSPRHIAAVFKEYGELSGRVYDFIEEYRTDDAEMIIVVLGSTAGTAKVVVDTYRERGVKVGLVKIRVFRPFPAAALAKALGKAKVVGVMDKSVTFGGFGGPVFNEVRSAMYGLPDPPRIHDWIFGLGGRDTDIAQIESLIDQLQAIAGGKAAEDVNMLGVRL
- a CDS encoding 2-oxoacid:acceptor oxidoreductase family protein, which gives rise to MAAKMTEIRWHGRGGQGAKTAAIFLAEAVMERGKYSQGFPEYGPERRGAPVRGYTRISEEPIRVHCSIAAPKYVIVLDSSLLDSPAAGVADGMKDDTIFLINTLDTPAAIRKRLGLKGGEVHTIDASLIAKESFGRAIPNMPMIGALAKISDVIELDELTRCMASQLKKKFSQAVVDGNVTAVKRAYEELVSE